A stretch of the Leopardus geoffroyi isolate Oge1 chromosome B2, O.geoffroyi_Oge1_pat1.0, whole genome shotgun sequence genome encodes the following:
- the TCF19 gene encoding transcription factor 19, with translation MLPCFQLLRIGGGRGGDLYTFHPPSGAGCTYRLGCRADLCDVALQPQQEPGLISGVHAELHAERRGDDWKVSLEDHSSQGTLVNNIRLPRGHRLELSDGDLVTFGPEGSPGTSPSEFYFMFQQVRVKPQDFAAITIPRSSGEEGTRACFRPMLPPQGAPQRPLSTLSPAPKATLILNSIGSLSKLRPQPLTFSRTGGGQQNMLVPTPPREVGATPSAPPPRNRRKSAHRVLAELDDEGEMPEGSPSVFIEPRKKLRVETPPRTPGGNRRGRPRKHPVNTPRAPPAVGGGEPCAAPCCCLPEEETVAWVQCDGCDVWFHVACVGCSIQAAREADFRCPECRVGIQT, from the exons ATGCTGCCCTGCTTCCAGCTGCTGCGCATAGGGGGCGGCAGGGGTGGTGATCTCTACACCTTCCACCCCCCTAGCGGGGCTGGCTGCACCTATCGCTTGGGTTGTAGGGCCGATCTGTGTGATGTggccctgcagccccagcaggAGCCTGGCCTCATCTCTGGAGTCCATGCGGAGCTGCACGCAGAGCGCCGGGGTGATGATTGGAAGGTCAGCCTGGAAGACCACAGCAGCCAAG GGACTTTGGTCAATAATATCCGACTCCCAAGGGGTCACAGACTGGAGTTGAGTGATGGGGACCTTGTGACCTTTGGCCCTGAAGGGTCCCCAGGAACCAGCCCTTCGGAGTTCTACTTCATGTTTCAGCAAGTCCGAGTCAAACCTCAAGATTTTGCAGCCATTACCATCCCGCGGTCTAGTGGCGAAGAGGGAACCAGAGCTTGTTTCCGGCCTATGTTGCCCCCACAGGGGGCCCCACAGCGCCCTCTCAGCACCCTTTCCCCTGCCCCGAAAGCCACACTGATCCTCAATTCCATCGGCAGTCTTAGCAAGCTCAGGCCCCAGCCCCTCACCTTCTCCCGGACTGGGGGTGGGCAACAGAACATGCTTGTTCCCACTCCCCCTAGAGAGGTGGGGGCCAccccttctgccccacccccaagaaaTCGGAGGAAATCGGCTCATCGAGTGTTGGCAGAGTTGGATGATGAGGGAGAGATGCCCGAGGGCTCCCCATCGGTCTTTATAGAGCCCAGGAAGAAGCTCCGTGTCGAGACACCCCCACGGACACCTGGTGG AAATCGACGTGGACGTCCTCGGAAGCACCCAGTGAACACGCCCAGGGCTCCCCCAGCAGTTGGGGGTGGAGAGCCCTGTGCAGCCCCTTGTTGCTGCCTGCCTGAAGAAGAAACAGTTGCCTGGGTTCAGTGTGATGGTTGTGATGTCTGGTTCCATGTGGCCTGTGTTGGCTGCAGCATCCAGGCTGCTAGGGAGGCTGACTTCCGGTGCCCAGAGTGCCGTGTAGGCATCCAGACCTAA
- the POU5F1 gene encoding POU domain, class 5, transcription factor 1 — MAGHLASDLAFSPPPGGGGDAPGGPEPGWVDPRTWLSFQGPPGGSGIGPGVGPGAEVWGIPPCPPPYEFCGGMTYCGPQVGVGLVPQGGLETSQPEGERGAGVETNSEGASPEPCAAPPGAVKPDKEKLEQNTEESQDIKALQKDLEQFAKLLKQKRITLGYTQADVGLTLGVLFGKVFSQTTICRFEALQLSFKNMCKLRPLLQKWVEEADNNENLQEICKAETLVQARKRKRTSIENRVRGNLENMFLQCPKPTLQQISHIAQQLGLEKDVVRVWFCNRRQKGKRSSSDYSQREDFEAAGSPFSGAPVSFPLAPGPHFGTPGYGSPHFTTLYSSVPFPEGEAFPSVSVTTLGSPMHSN; from the exons ATGGCGGGACACCTGGCTTCCGACTTGGCCTTCTCGCCCCCGCCAGGCGGTGGAGGCGATGCGCCGGGAGGGCCGGAGCCCGGCTGGGTTGACCCTCGGACCTGGCTGAGCTTCCAAGGCCCTCCCGGCGGGTCAGGAATCGGGCCCGGGGTTGGGCCGGGCGCTGAGGTGTGGGGGATTCCCCCGTGCCCCCCGCCGTATGAGTTCTGCGGGGGGATGACGTACTGTGGGCCTCAGGTTGGAGTGGGGCTGGTGCCCCAAGGCGGCCTGGAGACCTCTCAGCCAGAGGGCGAaaggggagccggggtggagacCAACTCCGAGGGGGCCTCCCCTGAGCCCTGCGCTGCCCCACCTGGGGCTGTGAAGCCGGACAAGGAGAAGCTGGAGCAAAACACCGAGGAG TCCCAGGACATCAAAGCTCTGCAGAAAGACCTGGAACAATTTGCCAAACTCCTGAAGCAGAAGAGGATCACCCTGGGATATACtcaggccgatgtggggcttaccCTGGGGGTTCTCTTTG GGAAGGTGTTCAGCCAAACAACCATCTGCCGTTTTGAGGCCTTGCAGCTCAGTTTCAAGAACATGTGTAAGCTGCGACCCCTGCTGCAGAAGTGGGTGGAGGAAGCTGACAACAACGAAAATCTGCAggag ATATGCAAAGCAGAGACACTTGTGCAGGCCCGAAAGAGAAAGCGAACAAGTATCGAGAACCGAGTGAGAGGCAACCTGGAGAACATGTTCCTGCAGTGCCCGAAACCCACCCTGCAGCAGATCAGCCACATTGCCCAGCAGCTCGGGCTGGAGAAGGAT GTGGTCCGAGTGTGGTTCTGCAATCGTCGCCAGAAGGGCAAACGATCAAGCAGTGACTATTCGCAACGAGAGGATTTTGAGGCTGCTGGGTCCCCTTTCTCAGGGGCACCAGTATCCTTTCCTCTGGCACCAGGGCCCCATTTTGGTACCCCAGGCTATGGAAGCCCTCACTTCACTACACTGTACTCCTCAGTCCCTTTCCCTGAGGGTGAAGcctttccctctgtgtctgttaCCACTCTGGGCTCTCCCATGCATTCAAACTGA